One Gottschalkia purinilytica DNA segment encodes these proteins:
- a CDS encoding flagellar protein FlgN, whose protein sequence is MNEYELKEAAQLLDKKIEYIDKIIDITNKQKKAIKKEDIELLEVYTNQRQDIINEVDKLDAILKEETREQDNNDLLGNKLRELSLSLTTLKNMDNENKKLLEEKMNDIKSKIQEVKQGQKMAKGYGMDFYNNMGSFFIDQKN, encoded by the coding sequence ATGAATGAATACGAATTAAAAGAAGCTGCACAGTTATTAGACAAAAAAATAGAATATATAGATAAAATTATAGATATTACTAATAAACAAAAAAAAGCTATAAAAAAAGAGGACATAGAATTATTAGAAGTGTATACAAATCAAAGGCAAGATATAATTAATGAAGTAGATAAGTTAGACGCTATTCTTAAAGAGGAAACAAGGGAACAAGATAATAATGATTTATTAGGAAATAAGTTAAGGGAACTTAGTTTGTCTCTTACAACTTTAAAGAATATGGATAATGAAAATAAAAAACTTTTAGAAGAAAAAATGAATGATATAAAATCAAAGATACAAGAGGTTAAGCAAGGTCAGAAAATGGCCAAGGGATATGGAATGGACTTTTATAATAACATGGGATCATTTTTTATAGATCAAAAAAATTGA
- a CDS encoding rubredoxin-like domain-containing protein — translation MKVWICKVCGYTTNPDEKEPPMVCPICYASKEEFELIDQNDVPGY, via the coding sequence ATGAAAGTTTGGATATGTAAAGTTTGTGGATATACTACTAACCCTGATGAGAAGGAACCACCAATGGTTTGTCCAATATGTTATGCTTCAAAGGAAGAATTTGAACTTATAGATCAGAATGATGTGCCAGGATATTAG
- the fliS gene encoding flagellar export chaperone FliS has translation MAISNPYQKYQQNSIVTASPEQLTLMLYDGAIKFMNMAKLYMEEKNIQETHNSIMRAQDIINELNITLNMNYGISKNLRSLYTYILEKLIDANLKKDYSILDEVISLVEDLRDTWKEAMQKNRIESVQENSQVRI, from the coding sequence ATGGCTATTAGCAATCCATATCAAAAGTATCAACAAAACTCAATAGTAACAGCTTCACCAGAACAACTTACGCTTATGCTTTATGATGGGGCCATAAAGTTTATGAATATGGCTAAATTATATATGGAAGAAAAAAACATACAAGAAACTCATAACTCTATAATGAGAGCTCAAGACATAATAAACGAACTTAATATAACTCTAAATATGAATTACGGAATATCAAAGAACTTAAGAAGCTTATATACTTATATATTAGAAAAACTTATAGATGCCAACTTGAAAAAAGACTATAGTATACTAGATGAAGTAATATCTTTAGTTGAGGATTTAAGAGATACCTGGAAAGAAGCCATGCAAAAAAACAGAATAGAAAGTGTACAAGAAAATAGTCAGGTGAGAATATAA
- the secA gene encoding preprotein translocase subunit SecA, whose amino-acid sequence MKRLFEKVFGTHSERELKRIEPIVNKIEDLEKDIQKLSDDELKAKTPEFKDRLAKGETLDDILPEAFAVAREAAYRVLGMKHYRVQLIAGIVLHEGTIAEMKTGEGKTLMATLPVYLNALSGKGVHVVTVNDYLAQRDKEWMGKVYEFLGLSVGCILHDMENDERREAYAADITYGTNNEFGFDYLRDNMVIYKNEMVQRGLNFAIVDEVDSILIDEARTPLIISGMGDKSTKLYLLADNFVKTLTGRVIDPNEKKNPLLDREYVEEKVDFTIDEKAKNVTLSEKGVAKAEKYFSVENLADPSNAEIYHHINQALKAQNIMKKDIDYVVKDGEVVIVDEFTGRLMFGRRYSEGLHQAIEAKEGLDVRRESKTLATITFQNYFRMYNKLSGMTGTAKTEESEFREIYNVDVIEIPTNRLLVRKDHADVVYKNVEGKLNAVVNEIKEKHEKGQPVLVGTISIELSEVLSKMLKKLGVKHEVLNAKQHEREAEIVAQAGRYGSVTIATNMAGRGTDIVLGGNPEFIAKNEMKKKGFSEEIISQVDSFADTDDEEILSARKVYRDILDKAKEQTDTENEKVKEAGGLHIIGTERHESRRIDNQLRGRSGRQGDPGSSRFFVSLEDDLMRLFGSDKIKGMIETLGMPDDEPLEHRLLSKSIENAQKKIEGNNFSIRKHVLQYDDVMNKQREVIYAERRKVLEGENLKDHILSMIENTIAGAIEIYTADGKYPEEWDIVGLENYLSNLMPIEGKIDIKDVESLTKESLKDIIKEIAFKLYDEKEEEIGDDVLRELERVILLRVVDTKWMDHIDAMDQLKQGIGLRALGQEDPVRAYQTEGFDMFETMIDSIQQETIRSLYHLQQAENIERERVAEPVSANHGAEPSKPKTVVVKDKVGRNDPCPCGSGKKYKKCCGANN is encoded by the coding sequence TTGAAAAGACTCTTTGAAAAAGTGTTTGGAACACATAGTGAAAGGGAACTAAAAAGAATTGAACCAATAGTAAATAAGATAGAGGACTTAGAAAAGGATATACAAAAACTTTCTGATGATGAGCTAAAAGCTAAGACTCCTGAATTTAAAGATAGACTAGCAAAGGGTGAAACACTAGACGATATATTACCGGAAGCTTTTGCCGTAGCTAGAGAGGCTGCATATAGAGTTCTTGGTATGAAGCATTATAGAGTACAATTAATAGCAGGTATAGTTTTACACGAGGGAACAATTGCCGAAATGAAAACTGGTGAAGGTAAAACTCTTATGGCAACTTTACCGGTATATCTTAATGCTCTTTCAGGAAAAGGCGTACATGTTGTTACTGTAAATGATTACCTTGCACAAAGGGATAAAGAATGGATGGGTAAGGTATATGAATTCCTAGGCTTAAGTGTAGGATGTATACTACATGACATGGAGAATGACGAAAGAAGAGAAGCTTATGCTGCTGATATAACTTATGGTACAAATAACGAATTTGGGTTTGATTATCTAAGAGATAACATGGTTATATATAAAAATGAAATGGTTCAAAGAGGCCTTAACTTTGCTATAGTGGATGAGGTTGACAGTATCCTAATAGATGAGGCTAGAACACCACTTATTATCTCAGGTATGGGAGATAAATCTACAAAGTTATATTTACTTGCAGATAACTTTGTAAAAACATTAACTGGTAGAGTAATAGATCCTAATGAAAAGAAAAATCCATTACTAGATCGTGAATATGTTGAAGAAAAAGTAGACTTTACAATTGATGAGAAAGCTAAGAATGTAACTTTAAGTGAGAAGGGTGTAGCAAAAGCGGAAAAATACTTTAGTGTAGAAAACCTTGCAGATCCTTCAAATGCTGAAATATATCATCATATAAACCAGGCATTAAAAGCTCAAAATATAATGAAAAAAGACATTGACTATGTAGTTAAAGATGGAGAAGTTGTAATTGTTGATGAATTTACAGGTAGACTTATGTTCGGTAGAAGATATAGTGAGGGATTACATCAAGCTATAGAAGCAAAAGAAGGACTAGATGTAAGAAGAGAATCTAAGACACTTGCTACAATAACTTTCCAAAACTACTTTAGAATGTATAATAAACTATCAGGTATGACTGGTACTGCAAAAACTGAAGAATCTGAGTTTAGGGAAATATATAACGTTGACGTTATAGAGATACCTACTAACAGATTATTAGTAAGAAAAGATCATGCTGATGTTGTATATAAGAACGTTGAAGGGAAACTTAATGCTGTAGTAAATGAAATAAAAGAAAAGCATGAAAAAGGTCAACCTGTACTTGTAGGTACTATTTCTATTGAACTGTCAGAAGTTCTTAGTAAAATGCTTAAAAAGTTGGGTGTTAAGCATGAAGTCTTAAATGCTAAGCAACATGAGAGAGAGGCTGAAATAGTTGCACAAGCAGGTAGATATGGATCTGTAACTATAGCTACAAATATGGCTGGTCGTGGTACGGATATAGTTCTTGGAGGTAATCCAGAGTTTATAGCTAAGAATGAAATGAAGAAAAAAGGCTTTAGTGAAGAAATTATCTCACAAGTAGATAGTTTTGCAGATACAGATGATGAAGAAATCTTATCAGCTAGAAAAGTATATAGGGATATTCTAGATAAAGCTAAAGAACAAACAGATACAGAAAATGAGAAAGTTAAAGAAGCTGGTGGGCTTCATATTATAGGTACAGAGAGACATGAATCAAGACGTATAGATAATCAGTTAAGAGGTCGTTCTGGTCGTCAAGGAGACCCTGGTTCTTCAAGATTTTTTGTATCTTTAGAAGATGATTTAATGAGACTATTTGGAAGTGACAAGATAAAGGGAATGATAGAAACATTAGGAATGCCAGATGATGAGCCACTAGAACATAGGCTTCTTTCAAAATCTATAGAAAATGCTCAAAAGAAAATAGAAGGAAATAACTTCAGTATAAGAAAGCATGTACTACAATATGATGATGTAATGAATAAGCAAAGAGAAGTAATATATGCAGAGAGAAGGAAAGTATTAGAGGGAGAAAACTTAAAGGACCACATTCTTTCTATGATTGAAAATACTATAGCAGGTGCTATAGAAATATATACTGCTGATGGTAAATATCCTGAAGAATGGGATATTGTTGGATTAGAAAACTATTTATCAAATTTAATGCCTATAGAAGGTAAAATAGATATAAAAGATGTAGAAAGTTTAACTAAAGAGAGCTTAAAAGACATAATTAAAGAAATAGCTTTTAAACTATATGATGAAAAGGAAGAAGAAATAGGCGATGATGTTTTAAGAGAGCTAGAAAGAGTAATACTTTTAAGAGTTGTTGATACTAAATGGATGGATCATATAGATGCTATGGATCAATTAAAACAAGGTATAGGTCTTAGAGCATTAGGACAAGAAGACCCTGTAAGAGCGTACCAAACAGAAGGTTTTGATATGTTTGAGACTATGATAGATAGTATTCAACAAGAAACAATTAGAAGCTTATATCACCTTCAACAAGCTGAAAACATAGAAAGAGAAAGAGTAGCAGAACCTGTATCAGCAAATCATGGTGCTGAACCTTCAAAGCCAAAAACTGTAGTGGTAAAGGATAAAGTAGGAAGAAATGATCCTTGTCCATGTGGTAGTGGAAAGAAATATAAAAAATGTTGTGGAGCTAATAATTAA
- a CDS encoding flagellar protein FlaG, with protein sequence MNISGTNLSQGIYTTKGNGTEKTDSISSIKKNNIYDNTTLDKDILSDKDFMDAFEKVNKEFLTYDRRLEFSIHEGTNEVMVKVIDVHTDEVIREVPPQKILDLVAKLWEVAGLILDEKI encoded by the coding sequence ATGAATATTTCTGGTACAAATTTATCTCAAGGAATATATACAACAAAAGGGAATGGGACGGAAAAAACAGACAGTATAAGTAGCATAAAAAAGAATAACATATATGACAATACTACTTTGGATAAAGATATTCTAAGTGATAAAGATTTTATGGATGCATTTGAAAAAGTAAATAAAGAGTTTTTAACATATGATAGAAGGCTTGAGTTTTCTATACATGAAGGAACAAATGAAGTTATGGTTAAAGTTATAGATGTACATACAGATGAAGTTATAAGAGAAGTTCCACCACAAAAGATATTAGATCTAGTAGCTAAGCTATGGGAAGTAGCAGGGTTAATATTAGATGAAAAAATATAA
- the fliD gene encoding flagellar filament capping protein FliD yields the protein MRISGLASGMDTDSMIKELMKAERVKVDRVEQQRQLLKWKQEIYNTLNKDFANFILNAKKDFGYVNGRSGSMNWHKKATSSDESKATVSSTLGTVIGKHDITVDRLADGVSAASSSNISKGDKSNVASQFNLNANDKLEFTIESKNGPVKFVFGELDEATENALKGELNTVYINKSLDELSLSDVVNKINSASVKDASGNVISDLGVKASYDKGIDRFFLQTTNTGKNNAMLKIDASAGSTGEKFINDLNLKVKSYDNNGDKLEANLTTGNVYNGVNAKISYNGVDDIEKESNSFEINGLNVNLKDVGSFSVNVSTDTEAIVEKVKNFVEEYNKLIEKAGKLLREKTNRNYKPLTSEEKKAMNEKDIELWEEMAKGGLLRNDMSINNTLSSMRSDLYKEINTDSGVFKLLTEIGISTDKYSTGSIGGQLKVDEDKLRKAIDRDADAVIEVLFKESDLYNKDDDDLSKDDLAKKRANSGIVTRIFDNLILGMKDIIDRSGTGSNDDLFRKVKSNILIDFVIGEKNLSKQGSVSFLDYEVNKLNKKIEDLEVLLFRKENSYYAKFTAMEKAMQKMSSQTGWITQQMGGKM from the coding sequence ATGAGAATATCAGGACTTGCATCTGGTATGGACACAGATAGCATGATTAAAGAACTTATGAAGGCTGAGAGAGTAAAAGTAGATAGGGTAGAACAGCAAAGGCAACTTTTAAAGTGGAAGCAAGAAATATATAATACACTTAATAAAGATTTTGCAAATTTTATATTAAATGCAAAAAAAGATTTTGGATATGTGAATGGAAGATCAGGTAGTATGAACTGGCATAAAAAAGCCACTTCATCAGACGAAAGTAAAGCTACTGTAAGTAGTACATTAGGAACTGTAATAGGTAAACATGATATAACTGTTGACAGATTAGCTGATGGTGTTTCTGCAGCTAGTAGCAGTAATATATCAAAAGGAGATAAGTCTAATGTAGCTAGTCAATTTAACCTTAATGCAAATGATAAGCTAGAGTTCACAATAGAATCTAAAAATGGACCAGTAAAATTTGTATTTGGAGAATTAGATGAGGCTACAGAAAATGCTCTTAAAGGAGAGTTAAATACAGTATACATAAACAAGTCTTTAGATGAATTGAGTTTAAGTGATGTAGTAAATAAGATTAATAGTGCTAGTGTAAAGGATGCATCAGGTAATGTAATTTCAGATTTAGGAGTAAAAGCTAGTTATGATAAAGGAATAGATAGGTTTTTCCTACAAACTACAAATACAGGTAAAAATAATGCAATGTTAAAGATAGATGCATCTGCAGGATCAACGGGAGAAAAGTTTATAAATGATCTTAATTTAAAAGTAAAGAGTTATGACAACAATGGAGATAAATTAGAAGCTAACTTAACGACAGGTAATGTATATAATGGAGTTAATGCTAAAATAAGCTATAATGGAGTAGATGACATAGAGAAAGAATCAAATAGTTTTGAGATAAATGGTTTGAATGTTAATCTAAAAGACGTAGGTTCATTTAGTGTAAATGTATCTACAGATACAGAAGCTATTGTAGAAAAAGTAAAGAATTTTGTAGAAGAGTACAATAAACTAATAGAAAAAGCAGGGAAGCTTTTAAGAGAAAAGACTAATAGAAACTATAAGCCTCTTACTAGTGAAGAAAAAAAGGCTATGAATGAAAAGGATATTGAACTATGGGAAGAAATGGCTAAAGGTGGATTACTCCGTAACGACATGTCAATAAATAATACTTTATCAAGTATGAGATCAGATCTTTATAAGGAGATAAATACAGATAGTGGAGTATTTAAGCTATTAACTGAGATAGGTATATCTACAGATAAATACTCTACAGGATCAATAGGCGGACAATTAAAAGTTGATGAAGATAAATTAAGAAAAGCAATAGATAGAGATGCTGATGCTGTTATAGAAGTATTGTTTAAAGAAAGTGATTTATATAATAAAGACGATGATGATTTATCTAAAGATGATTTAGCAAAAAAGAGGGCAAATAGTGGTATAGTTACTAGAATATTTGATAATCTAATACTTGGAATGAAAGACATAATTGATAGATCTGGAACTGGAAGCAATGATGATCTTTTCAGAAAAGTAAAGTCTAACATACTTATAGACTTTGTTATTGGAGAAAAAAACTTATCTAAACAAGGTAGTGTAAGTTTTTTAGACTATGAAGTAAATAAACTTAATAAAAAGATAGAAGACTTAGAGGTACTTTTATTTAGAAAAGAAAACTCATATTATGCTAAATTTACGGCTATGGAGAAAGCTATGCAAAAAATGAGTTCTCAAACCGGATGGATTACTCAACAGATGGGTGGAAAAATGTAG
- a CDS encoding Crp/Fnr family transcriptional regulator, producing MIIIVRCNSDIGISCDNCENDLCISQIPLLSSLNKEELAEISKGVVTTKFKKGEQIFNQGDTGNKLFIICSGKIKIYKYTADGKEQIMYILSKGDFIGAFHLLKEDKFEFSAQALENTQICTLEKKEFDKIILKNPHITLKVFEKAYERIIRVERLVERLSTNNSDAKVAALLVNLVKDFGEKTKDGILLNLSINREEMGSYAGIARETIIRKLKMFEEMELIELIGNKKILIKDISALKLME from the coding sequence GTGATAATTATAGTTAGGTGTAATAGTGATATTGGGATTTCATGTGATAATTGTGAAAATGATTTGTGTATAAGTCAAATTCCATTACTTTCTAGTTTAAATAAAGAAGAGTTAGCAGAAATTTCAAAGGGTGTAGTTACTACAAAATTTAAAAAAGGTGAACAAATTTTCAATCAAGGAGACACAGGAAATAAGCTTTTTATTATCTGCTCAGGGAAAATTAAGATATATAAGTATACTGCTGATGGAAAAGAACAAATAATGTATATCTTATCAAAAGGAGACTTTATAGGAGCATTCCATTTATTAAAAGAAGATAAGTTTGAATTCTCTGCTCAGGCCCTTGAAAATACTCAGATATGTACTTTAGAAAAAAAAGAATTTGATAAGATTATTTTGAAAAATCCTCATATAACATTAAAAGTTTTTGAAAAAGCTTATGAAAGAATTATTAGGGTAGAGAGATTGGTAGAGCGTCTAAGTACCAATAATTCTGATGCTAAGGTAGCTGCTTTATTAGTTAATTTAGTTAAGGACTTTGGAGAAAAAACAAAAGATGGTATTCTTCTGAATCTTTCAATTAATAGAGAAGAAATGGGAAGTTATGCTGGCATAGCTAGGGAAACTATAATTAGAAAACTTAAGATGTTTGAGGAAATGGAACTAATAGAGTTAATAGGAAACAAGAAAATTTTAATAAAAGATATATCTGCTTTAAAACTTATGGAATAA
- the pflB gene encoding formate C-acetyltransferase, with the protein MKHWEGFKPGKWQEEINVRDFIQANYEPYSGNESFLAEASDKTSIVWEKSEALIKKEIKEGIIDVEVNEVSGINNFAPGYIDKANEVIVGLQTDAPLKRIVNPFGGYRMVDASLKAYGYEMNKEVEKYFKKFRKTHNDGVFDAYTKDMRAARSAGLLTGLPDAYGRGRIIGDYRRIALYGIDKLIEEKIKDLDQLVGEANDELLRSREEVSEQIRGLISIKEMVASYGFDISKPASNAKEAVQYFYFGYLSAVKESNGAAMSLGRNTTFLDIYIERDIARGVLTEEQAQELIDQLVIKLRLVRHLRTPEYNDLFAGDPNWVTEAIGGMGEDGRTLVTKTAFRFLHTLTNLSPAPEPNMTVLWSENLPESFKKYCAKMSGETGAIQYENDDLMRPEYGDDYGIACCVSAMQIGKQMQFFGARANLAKALLYAINGGVDELKADKQGNPFLVMNGIDKISDEYLEYDKVMKNYNKVLERLAELYVNTMNTIHYMHDKYAYEAGEMALHDTNVHRFMAFGIAGLSLVADSLSAIKYAKVKPIRNEHGIAIDFEIEGDFPKYGNDDDRVDDMAVELVERFMTELKKHKTYRNSQHTLSVLTITSNVVYGKKTGSTPDGRKKGEPFAPGANPMHGRDENGALASLNSVAKIPYRGVCQDGISNTFSIIPEALGKEYDTQINNLVAIMDGYFGKGAFHLNVNVLSRTILEDAMSNPEKYPTLTIRVSGYAVHFNRLTKEQQIEVINRTFHRSA; encoded by the coding sequence ATGAAACACTGGGAAGGATTTAAACCTGGAAAATGGCAAGAAGAAATAAATGTAAGAGATTTTATACAAGCTAACTATGAGCCTTATTCAGGAAATGAGAGCTTTTTAGCAGAAGCAAGTGACAAGACATCTATTGTATGGGAAAAATCTGAAGCATTAATAAAGAAGGAAATAAAAGAAGGAATAATAGATGTAGAAGTAAATGAAGTATCAGGTATAAATAACTTTGCACCTGGATATATCGATAAAGCAAATGAAGTTATAGTTGGGCTTCAAACAGATGCACCATTAAAAAGAATAGTTAATCCATTTGGCGGATATAGAATGGTAGATGCTTCATTAAAGGCATACGGATACGAAATGAACAAGGAAGTAGAAAAATATTTTAAGAAATTTAGAAAAACACATAACGATGGGGTATTTGATGCTTATACAAAAGATATGAGAGCAGCAAGAAGTGCAGGACTTCTAACTGGTCTTCCAGATGCTTATGGTAGGGGTAGGATAATTGGAGACTATAGAAGAATAGCACTATACGGAATTGATAAGCTAATAGAAGAAAAGATAAAAGACTTAGATCAATTAGTTGGAGAAGCAAATGATGAATTATTAAGAAGTAGAGAAGAAGTTTCAGAACAAATAAGAGGTTTAATCTCTATAAAAGAAATGGTAGCATCTTATGGATTTGATATTTCAAAACCAGCATCAAATGCTAAAGAAGCAGTACAATACTTCTATTTTGGATATCTATCTGCTGTAAAAGAAAGTAATGGAGCAGCAATGTCACTAGGAAGAAATACTACATTCTTAGATATATATATTGAAAGAGATATTGCAAGAGGAGTACTAACAGAAGAACAAGCTCAAGAGCTTATAGATCAATTAGTTATAAAATTAAGATTAGTAAGACATTTAAGAACTCCAGAGTATAATGACTTATTTGCAGGAGATCCTAACTGGGTAACTGAAGCTATTGGAGGAATGGGAGAAGACGGAAGAACACTAGTTACTAAAACCGCTTTTAGATTTCTTCATACACTTACTAATTTAAGTCCTGCACCAGAACCAAATATGACAGTTCTATGGTCAGAGAATTTACCAGAAAGCTTTAAAAAATATTGTGCAAAAATGTCTGGTGAAACTGGTGCAATACAATATGAGAATGATGATTTAATGAGACCGGAATATGGAGATGACTACGGTATAGCTTGTTGCGTATCTGCAATGCAGATAGGTAAACAAATGCAGTTCTTTGGAGCAAGAGCAAATCTTGCTAAAGCATTATTATATGCTATAAATGGTGGGGTAGATGAATTAAAAGCTGATAAACAAGGAAATCCGTTCTTAGTTATGAATGGAATAGATAAAATTAGTGATGAATATCTTGAATACGATAAAGTAATGAAAAATTACAATAAGGTACTTGAACGTTTAGCAGAGCTTTATGTAAATACGATGAATACTATTCACTATATGCATGATAAATATGCATATGAAGCTGGAGAAATGGCATTGCATGATACAAATGTTCACAGATTTATGGCATTTGGTATAGCTGGACTTTCTTTAGTAGCTGACTCATTAAGTGCTATAAAATATGCAAAAGTAAAACCAATTAGAAATGAACATGGAATAGCTATTGATTTTGAAATAGAGGGAGACTTCCCTAAATATGGTAATGATGATGATAGAGTAGACGATATGGCTGTAGAATTAGTAGAGAGATTCATGACTGAACTTAAAAAACACAAAACTTATAGAAACTCTCAACATACTCTATCGGTGTTAACAATAACTTCAAATGTGGTATATGGTAAGAAAACAGGATCTACTCCAGATGGAAGAAAGAAAGGAGAACCTTTTGCACCAGGGGCAAACCCTATGCATGGAAGAGACGAAAACGGTGCATTAGCTTCACTTAACTCTGTGGCAAAAATACCATATAGAGGAGTATGTCAAGACGGGATATCTAATACATTCTCTATTATTCCAGAAGCATTAGGAAAAGAATATGATACACAGATAAATAACTTAGTAGCTATAATGGATGGATATTTTGGAAAAGGGGCATTTCATCTTAACGTAAATGTATTAAGCCGTACAATACTTGAAGATGCAATGAGCAACCCTGAAAAATATCCGACACTTACAATAAGAGTATCAGGATATGCTGTTCACTTTAACAGATTAACAAAGGAACAACAAATAGAGGTAATTAATAGAACGTTCCATAGAAGTGCTTAG
- the hpf gene encoding ribosome hibernation-promoting factor, HPF/YfiA family gives MKINVSGKNMEVTNALKDMTTKKLSRLDKYFHEDVSANATLSVEKHRQIIEVTIPFSGAILRAEETTSDMYTSIDNVVDILERQIRKHKTKLQKSQGIDTIRFENIVSLPDEKNEDPKIVRTKKFAIKPMDEEEAILQMELLRHSFFVFRNAETGDVNVIYKRKNGDYGLIEPEY, from the coding sequence ATGAAAATTAATGTTAGTGGAAAGAATATGGAAGTTACAAATGCTTTAAAGGATATGACAACAAAGAAATTGAGTAGACTTGACAAATACTTCCACGAAGATGTGTCAGCAAATGCTACATTAAGTGTTGAAAAGCATAGACAAATAATAGAAGTAACAATTCCTTTTTCAGGTGCTATACTTAGGGCAGAAGAAACAACTAGTGATATGTATACATCTATAGACAATGTTGTAGATATACTTGAAAGACAAATAAGAAAACATAAGACTAAACTTCAAAAGAGTCAAGGTATTGATACTATTAGATTTGAAAATATTGTATCTCTTCCTGATGAAAAGAATGAAGACCCTAAGATTGTTAGAACTAAGAAATTTGCTATAAAACCAATGGATGAAGAAGAAGCTATTCTTCAAATGGAGTTACTCAGACATAGTTTCTTTGTATTTAGAAATGCAGAGACAGGTGATGTTAACGTAATCTATAAAAGAAAAAATGGGGACTATGGTCTCATAGAACCAGAATACTAA
- the pflA gene encoding pyruvate formate-lyase-activating protein produces the protein MIKGRVHSIETMGLVDGPGIRTVVFMQGCSLKCLYCHNPDTQCMKNNKSKLYTSEEIVKMAKRYEIYYKKSGGGVTFSGGEPLIQSDFLLEVLRELKKQGINTAIDTCGYGNLKNLKEIFEVTDNILLDVKHFDKDMFQIVTGRDMNHYMKFIDHLKDYKGNLWIRHVVVPGFTDTRESMEKLANFILSIPANVAKVEIIPYHKLGIEKYEKLGIEYKLKDIPEMDKNHAKALEKYLISIIDKQKTKKVSLVI, from the coding sequence ATGATAAAAGGTAGAGTTCACTCTATAGAAACAATGGGTCTAGTTGATGGACCTGGAATAAGAACCGTTGTGTTTATGCAAGGTTGCTCTTTGAAATGTCTTTATTGCCATAATCCTGACACACAATGTATGAAAAATAATAAGAGTAAGCTTTATACAAGTGAAGAAATAGTAAAAATGGCTAAGAGATATGAAATATATTATAAGAAATCTGGAGGAGGTGTGACCTTCTCTGGAGGGGAACCATTAATACAATCAGATTTCTTATTAGAAGTATTAAGAGAGCTTAAAAAGCAAGGAATTAATACTGCTATTGATACTTGTGGGTATGGAAATTTAAAAAATTTAAAAGAAATATTTGAAGTTACAGATAATATATTATTAGATGTAAAACATTTTGATAAAGATATGTTTCAAATTGTAACTGGTAGAGATATGAATCATTATATGAAGTTTATAGATCACTTAAAAGATTATAAGGGTAATTTGTGGATTAGACACGTTGTAGTTCCAGGTTTTACAGATACAAGAGAATCTATGGAGAAATTAGCAAACTTCATACTAAGCATTCCAGCTAATGTAGCTAAAGTAGAAATAATACCTTATCATAAACTAGGGATAGAAAAATACGAAAAATTGGGAATAGAGTACAAGCTTAAAGACATACCAGAAATGGATAAAAATCACGCAAAAGCCCTTGAAAAATATCTTATTTCTATAATAGATAAACAGAAAACGAAGAAAGTATCACTTGTTATATAA
- a CDS encoding YjfB family protein, whose product MDIAMLSTALGQMKAMQQANLSVMKMAMDNAKIQTTDLTQMIQQNTKMMEQSVTPHIGGNIDINI is encoded by the coding sequence ATGGATATAGCTATGTTATCAACAGCGCTTGGACAAATGAAAGCTATGCAACAAGCCAATCTTTCAGTAATGAAAATGGCTATGGATAATGCGAAAATTCAAACAACAGACCTAACTCAAATGATACAGCAAAATACTAAAATGATGGAACAATCGGTAACGCCTCATATAGGTGGAAATATAGACATAAATATATAA